The genomic region TTGCCGTGATGGGCGTTGTCAGGAGCGGCGCGCACGGAGGCAAGGCGAGGTAACGCGTGAGGTCggtagaagagaaaaagCCAAGCGGCGGGgcggaggggaaggaaaaagagtgGAGGCTGCGCGGTGGACGATGAAGTACTGCACTGGCGGTGCGCGCTTGCTGCTTGTTGGACTGAATtgcggcgcgtgtgcttTGTTGAAAAttcagctgcgcctcttttttgttttcctggTCCTTTTTGCTTCGCTGTTGGCACCGAGCCCTCGCGGTgctctgcctcctcgcccGTCTGCCGCTCACACGCGTATGCGCCGATAACCGTGAGATGCTTGTTTTATCTTCCGCCATTGCTTATGCTTtactctctctgtctgttCCTCTATCCGGGGCTTTTCGCGGACCTTTATATTCCGAGGGCCCACATGCCTCTATGCgcgtctgcgcgtgtgtccgACATACACCTTGGCGGTTAAAGGGGATTCTGCGGGacccttcctccttctcctcctcgtgctccTTCTATTTCCCTCATCTTTCTTCAGCCTCAATATGGTATTCGAAATTAGTTTGTATGTGTGCCAGCGCGCCACCTCATCATGAGGAGGCCAaccacacagacacgcacaaacATTGCTCGCCTACACCTCTGCTACGTTGCGGCCAAATCGAGGTCGTCTGGGAGAAGCCGCCTGCCGTTGAACTGCGCCGTGCGCCTGGCGGGCTCTTCTCGTCCTTCCACGACTCTTCAGATACGTGCTGCGCGCCCGGCACTCCACGGACTGCAGCGATGCCTGCCACGCAGGTgacgggtggtggtggtccaGGTGCATGCTGGGTGCGTGCGCCGCAGTCAGACGGCAGTATTCACGCTGACCCTCACACGCAtctcctgcgcctcctgcgcttcctgcccccctttccctgtACACTTGGTGTTGCGTTTGTGGTGTGCGGAGCGACGCTTCTTGCTTCATCTCCGTCCCCTCGCTTCCCTGTCCTGGCTTACCCTTTTCATATCTTGAGGGTATCTTGGCTTCGTTGAAGActgcagcgtgtgtgtgtgtgtgatgatGGGTGCCAGGTATGCGCCCCTGCGTGTGCCTGAGCGTATGCTCGTGCGCGActctgtgcttgtgtgctctgttcgtgtgtggtggtggtggtggtaatCGCTGGTAAGTACGGTCAATGAGCGCATCTTGGGACCCACTTCGGAAAGCGCATACACAACGCCGACGCAATGAGGAGGCCGTctatgccccccccccttttcttctctctttttattCGAGTTTGTTCTCCCATGACGGTGCTGAGTCGGTGAGGGCGACTGCGCAGTGCATTTATGCTTCCGGCTattgcccctctctctgtgtgtgtgtgtctcacTCTATGCGTGCAcctctcctcgccctctACCTCTCTCTTATTTCGGTTCCCATGGCGCTACCGCGTTGGGGCattcaccgccgccacggctgccgcgCCTTTGCCCATTTTGATGCACGGGCGCGCTACACGGGTATACCtgcacaccagcgcctcgctgctctctgcctccgcctACATGACTTTCACACCGAANNNNNNNNNNNNNNNNNNNNNNNNNNNNNNNNNNNNNNNNNNNNNNNNNNNNNNNNNNNNNNNNNNNNNNNNNNNNNNNNNNNNNNNNNNNNNNNNNNNNCTTCGGGACCTACAATGGTGGTTTTGAGACTCGCGTTGGGGCCACCATGTTGGAGAAGCGGAAAAAAGGCCATTACAATTCAATTTTGGTCCCTGAAATTGAGCGCCCTTTGTACACAAAGTGAACCGCCTGATGCCCAGGTGGTGTGTCCCGACGGGGTTTTTGCGCTTCGATGGTGCGCGAAACTGGACCTGACGGATTCCCAGACGAACCTTGTGCCGTACCCGCGCATCCATTTTGTGCTGACGAGCTACGCACCGGTGGTGTTTGCGGAGAAGGCGTACCACGAGCAGCTGTCCGTTGCTGACATCACGAACTCGGTCTTTGAGCCGGCTGGCATGCTGACCAAGTGCGATCCTCGCCACGGCAAGTACATGTCGTGCTGCCTCATGTACCGCGGCGATGTCGTGCCGAAGGATGTCAACGCCGCGATTGCGACGATCAAGACCAAGCGCACCATCCAGTTTGTGGACTGGTGCCCGACTGGCTTCAAGTGCGGCATCAACTACCAGCCGCCGACCGTTGTGCCCGGCGGCGACCTGGCGAAGGTGCAGCGTGCCGTGTGCATGATTGCGAACTCGACCGCGATCGCTGAGGTGTTTGCGCGGATCGACCACAAGTTCGACCTGATGTACAGCAAGCGCGCGTTCGTGCACTGGTACGTTGGCGAGGGcatggaggagggcgagtTCTCCGAGGCGCGCGAGGATCTtgctgcgctggagaaggactACGAGGAGGTTGGCGCCGAGTCCGCCGACGACgcgggcgaggaggacgtcgAGGAGTACTAGGGAGCAGACTCGTGCCTCGCACTGATGATGTAGatgcacgcgtgcgtgtggtgcgcgggaccgccgccacggcgcttgtgtgccggtgtgtgGCGACCGTCtcggggaaggaggaggagcgcgcgtgcgtgtgctgcgcctcctcttttttctccctcacCGGGTTTTTTTCTGAggggacggggggggggaggaggaggaggcgcggaTGGCGGAGCGGCCACGCTCTGCCCCTCGCTGCCCTGTGCCTTTTCTCGGCCCCGACTGAGCAGGGTGTATACGCAGGCGAGTCGATATGCATCGAGATGCTGGAGGATGTTTTCCCGGTTtagggtgtgggtgggtggtggtggtgacacCACATGAGTCTCTTTTCAGCCTATGGGCCGGAATGAGGGGCCGCCGGGGATTTGGGAGATGTCCAGCAGATGGATGGGGAGTAACCGGTACACCACTGCATGAGTCTAAGGTGACAGAGTTGTTGTCAGGAGCTCCAGAGGAGTTCGTCTTCTCTATAAATGTTTGCACCTCCCTCGCAGACATGGACGGGGGTGCCGTGAACATTTCTAAATCCGAGCAGTCTGCGGGCACAAGCGGGTTTAACAGAGAGGGGAATGACGCGCGATGCTTTTCGGCAAGTAGTCGGTTCAGCACGCCCGCGTTGTCCAGGGGGCTATACACATACTCGATGAGCTCTGTCCCCGGAATTTCCAACGACCATCGGCAGAGCAGCAACAGTCCTTCACGTGGCTGACCGCCAGTACTATGCGGACATTTTGGTTACGGATCGCCGTGTGGCGTTTGTTCTCGGGCCGGGCATTCCCGCAGCCCACAGGGTGGTAGCGAGAGGGGCAGCGGGTAAACTTAGTTGCTCCACCGCTGTGTACAGCTGCAATGGTGCGCGCACCGCGTCTGCAAAGTGGAGGTCCATCGACGCTTCCCCTTGCCAGTTTCTGTTGGTGCGATCGCACCTCCTTGAGTGGGCATCAGGTATGGGGGATGACGAGCCCACCGGGACGTGAAAGCATGAGGTGCAGAGCCAGTGGCGCAACGGGCCCCACTGTATCGAGTGGTCTCAGGGTGAACGGCAAGCATTGAGGTCTCTGCTGATGGTCGTGGTGTGGATGCGCTTGGAGTCGAACCGACCGAGTGCCCACAAATGAGTGGCTTCAACAGGGCAGAGGTGTACCGTTCACGGTGCGGTATCGGCCAACGACAGTAGCGATTAAAAAGGCCTGTTGGGGTCCCGCTCGACTCGATTTCCGTACTGGGCGGCGTCATCGGAGTTGGAGGCTGTGCACTCGCGTCGATTTATTGGCAAGCAAggacggtgccgccgcttcctGTAGGTGTGGGAAGGCTGAATCTTCGCGCGTCCCACTCAGGAGAGGCAGCGCCAGACGTTCGTTCTTCTTTCAAAGTCTCCCCTCGCGCCTGCGGTGCTTGGGACTTGAGAATCAGGGCCGCTTCGACAAGGTGACTGGCTTGCCTCCGAGTGAAGAGAatgaccccctccccctcataCCAACGCTCACGACTGAGCACGTCCTGCgtgtttttttgtttttcgtcTGCACTAGGCCGACTGCACTTGTATGAGGACTGCTCATCCCCAGACTGCCGGTGGTCCTGATCGATGGGGACTCTGACCTGGGACTCTGTTCTCAAGGGTGCGGCTACACTGGGAGCAAGAGAAGGGCGGGAGGGGTCAAGGTGCCTAGGGTGGTACGACCGTGACGTCGACGTGTATACGACGACGTCATGGCCTCCTTTAATTTCGCTTTCGAACACGATGTGTAGCCCACAAAGGTGGTCAGCTGCAAGCCCCCGCACCCTAACTGAAAGAGGGAAGGTGCGTGGGCAACTCTTGCAGTGTGGAGAGACGTGCTCGGAGTCTGCAGCGGCTGGGCGCTGCTGAACAGGGAAGGACACGCGGAGCATTCTTCCAAAGTCCCTCGCGCCTTCCTCACAGCGGTACATGCTCCGCATTTTGGTCTCTGTGCTACGCTGTAGAGTCCAGTTTCCTGTGCCTGTGAGAGTTTGCCCGAGTGACAACGGTGTATGAGCTCTCAGCGTCGTCCCCACCCCAAAGAGGAGTGACCGAAGCTGGTAGTGATGGCAACGTCGTGATAGTGGCTGGGGCCCACACCACAGCGTATTCTTGAGGgcaacccccctcccccgcaccTCTTCTCATACGGGCAACACGAGGCCGTAGCGAATCATGCCGGTTCTTTCACGCCCCCATCTTGGTTGGCCGAGgccccaccctccctccaGTGAGATAGCTGAGGAGAACAGCAATGCTCGGCACGCACTCAGGTATGGCAGAGATGCATTCTTATCGCACTATCGATTGATCGCACGTTACAGACCTGCGTCGTCCTACGGAGTGCGCCCACCTTCGCTATtcgccttttcccctcccccccccccccccacacacacacacacacacgacaaAGTAAACGGGCACACCGCACGCTATGTTTGAGGAGTGCCTACAACTGTGTCTCGAATTTATCGGCGCTCAGGCGCCATGCGTcggctgctcctc from Leishmania braziliensis MHOM/BR/75/M2904 complete genome, chromosome 29 harbors:
- a CDS encoding alpha tubulin: MVVLRLALGPPCWRSGKKAITIQFWSLKLSALCTQSEPPDAQVVCPDGVFALRWCAKLDLTDSQTNLVPYPRIHFVLTSYAPVVFAEKAYHEQLSVADITNSVFEPAGMLTKCDPRHGKYMSCCLMYRGDVVPKDVNAAIATIKTKRTIQFVDWCPTGFKCGINYQPPTVVPGGDLAKVQRAVCMIANSTAIAEVFARIDHKFDLMYSKRAFVHWYVGEGMEEGEFSEAREDLAALEKDYEEVGAESADDAGEEDVEEY